In the Lysinibacillus sp. PLM2 genome, one interval contains:
- a CDS encoding putative short chain dehydrogenase/reductase, with the protein MAFNTDILKGKNIAITGASKGIGKETAKLLSSLGANLLLGARTLDSLVEVSANQSNKVVHQFLDVTSEDSVRNFVELGLSEFGEIDALVNCSGYGTFNSFTELSTEEFDQMISVNLRGTFLTSKYFAKHMVENKRGQIININSIAGEMVLEGNAGYSASKFGLLGLSKVMQLELRKQGVYVTSVLPGSTSTSFWDHIENHPDKSKMIPQDVVAKHIVSILCQPEGVVVEEVTITPPLGIL; encoded by the coding sequence ATGGCGTTTAATACAGACATCCTTAAAGGAAAAAATATCGCAATAACTGGTGCTTCAAAGGGAATTGGTAAAGAAACGGCTAAACTTCTTTCATCTCTAGGTGCAAACCTACTATTAGGGGCAAGAACTTTAGATTCTCTAGTCGAGGTGTCCGCAAATCAATCAAATAAGGTGGTGCACCAATTTTTAGATGTGACAAGCGAAGATTCTGTTAGAAATTTCGTTGAACTCGGACTATCGGAGTTTGGTGAAATTGACGCACTCGTTAACTGTTCAGGATATGGTACTTTCAATTCATTTACAGAGCTTTCAACAGAAGAATTTGATCAAATGATTTCTGTGAATTTAAGAGGAACGTTTTTAACTTCAAAATATTTTGCTAAACATATGGTGGAAAACAAAAGAGGACAAATCATCAATATTAACTCAATTGCTGGGGAGATGGTGCTAGAAGGGAATGCAGGATATTCTGCTTCAAAATTTGGCTTACTCGGATTATCCAAGGTAATGCAATTAGAGCTGCGAAAGCAAGGAGTATATGTAACATCTGTTCTACCTGGCTCAACAAGCACTTCTTTTTGGGATCACATTGAAAATCATCCAGATAAATCAAAGATGATTCCGCAAGATGTTGTTGCTAAGCATATCGTTTCAATTTTATGTCAACCAGAGGGAGTGGTAGTTGAAGAAGTCACGATTACACCACCTTTAGGAATACTTTAA
- a CDS encoding MexE family multidrug efflux RND transporter periplasmic adaptor subunit has translation MKVNKYRFGGVLFLSTALLLSGCNNNAESEDTTEEVVREIPVETAAVTFGALTDDQLLTGQIEAENEVSILPSVAGEITAIYVQKGDVVQVGQVIAQLDNTNELNAVKQAEISVKQAQLSLEDAQKSQSDALKNIELQLEQAQSAYDTAKADLDRNQKLFDAGLISEKELEGFKLQEKNARIQLDQVNLSKVQAENTIGIQTVETSLEQAQLSLETAKQRLDDKVVKATISGEVTSVDAEVGEMASGQSPLATVVSMNTVSLNVNLLQDHLDSFAVGDEIEVQVIGLEGTFEGTVSYISSISSGSGLFTMEVQIDNSDKVIKPGMVASIVMEEVLEQDKLMVPTEAIIQKEGKSVVFIVQDNKAVLKEVEVIRFNTELTAVAGELKENDLVVISGQNLLNDGDLVKVMEED, from the coding sequence ATGAAGGTGAACAAATATCGTTTCGGTGGAGTGCTGTTTTTAAGTACAGCATTGCTACTGAGTGGTTGTAATAATAATGCAGAATCGGAAGACACGACAGAAGAAGTAGTTCGTGAAATCCCTGTTGAAACAGCTGCTGTAACATTCGGTGCTCTTACGGATGACCAATTGTTAACAGGGCAAATTGAAGCAGAAAATGAAGTGTCAATCTTACCAAGTGTTGCAGGCGAAATCACAGCTATTTATGTTCAAAAAGGTGATGTCGTACAAGTTGGTCAGGTAATAGCTCAATTAGATAATACAAATGAGTTAAATGCCGTAAAACAAGCAGAAATTAGTGTGAAACAAGCCCAACTTTCATTAGAAGATGCACAGAAAAGTCAATCAGATGCATTAAAAAATATAGAGTTACAGCTTGAACAAGCACAATCAGCATATGATACTGCAAAGGCTGATTTAGATCGTAATCAGAAGCTTTTTGATGCTGGTCTTATTTCCGAAAAGGAATTAGAGGGCTTTAAATTACAAGAAAAAAATGCCCGTATCCAATTAGATCAGGTGAACTTAAGTAAAGTACAAGCAGAAAATACAATTGGTATACAAACAGTTGAGACTTCATTAGAACAAGCCCAGCTTTCTCTTGAAACAGCTAAGCAACGTTTAGATGACAAAGTGGTAAAAGCGACAATTTCAGGTGAAGTCACTTCTGTAGATGCAGAAGTAGGCGAAATGGCATCAGGGCAAAGTCCGTTAGCAACGGTTGTTTCTATGAATACTGTGTCCCTAAATGTGAATCTTTTACAGGATCATTTAGATTCCTTTGCAGTTGGCGATGAAATCGAGGTACAAGTAATTGGTCTAGAAGGTACATTTGAAGGTACTGTTTCATATATCTCAAGTATTAGCTCAGGCTCAGGTTTATTTACAATGGAAGTTCAAATTGATAATTCAGACAAAGTAATTAAACCGGGTATGGTTGCTTCTATTGTTATGGAAGAAGTTCTAGAACAAGATAAATTAATGGTACCAACGGAAGCAATTATTCAAAAAGAAGGTAAATCTGTTGTCTTTATCGTTCAAGATAATAAAGCGGTACTAAAAGAAGTGGAAGTAATTCGCTTTAATACTGAACTAACAGCAGTTGCTGGTGAATTAAAAGAAAATGACTTAGTCGTTATATCAGGACAAAACCTCCTAAATGATGGAGATTTAGTGAAAGTCATGGAGGAGGACTAA
- a CDS encoding multidrug ABC transporter codes for MKNLVKTSIQRPVGVIMFVVVALVLGFISLTGLKVDLFPKMDLPVAVVATSYPGGAPQEVEELVSKPIEDAVGTIEGIDTIQSVSQQSSSLVLMMFDFGRDIESAMIDVREKVDQISGTLPENANDPMVMRMDPNATAVVYASLSGAELSELQEIAENEVQPAIERASGVASASISGGVEREIRVNLDQAKLMNFGLTGSQVMSALSGENRSISAGTVEQGGKDVQLRIVGEYTSIEDIRNTQLTLSSGETIRVRDVAEVVDTFKEQTSISRVNGEDTLLFSIMKQSDANSVEVSTEVQKAIDELNEKFADRGIKITTVMDTSTYITDSIDSVISNMVIGGGLAALILLLFLRSIRATLVIGISMPIAIISTFSLMYFTGETLNIISMGGLALGIGMMVDSSIVILENIFKKRQEGLPLKEAAIEGGAELVGAVVASTLTTAVVFIPIVFVEGIAAQIFRPMALSVVFSLTAALLAAITLIPMLSSKLLGNVMIAMDGEKPKGIVNKLLEAFKKVYGKVLKWALKFRKTVILIVMACFVGSFALLGSVGVELMPESDAGQIGITAEIQSGSQLEETEEVVNEINERLAQFEDIIRVSYVSIGGSSNGVSAGTTNTATYMVELVSSTERDITTKDFIAQVTELVSDIPGAEITVADQSSGMSTGSPIQLQISGDDQDVLGDLAQQVVWMLEDIDGTLNVESSLSEGNPEVQVVVNREVASAFGLSYQQIMNEINLSFNGQVATYYKEGGSEYDVTVALPKEETETVRDLETMNIRNNQGMDIPLSLVAEFVQVQGPSQITRVDQVRTVNVTSDVYGRDLGSVSTDIQLAIESLTLPDGYEISMGGETEQMMESFGQLALALLLGIFLVYMVMAVQFESFVYPFIIMFSMPTMIIGVIVGLFIVGIPLSMPGFIGIILLAGIVVNNGILLVEYINILRNKGMERMEAIIEAGKSRVRPIFMTTLTTVLAMIPLAMALGEGAESQQPMAVVVVFGLSASTLFTLVFVPVMYVIIDNMAVKVKGWFGPKEKKAKKKKKKFGFGKRKKDDNSVEETVVTGDGSTEGIPAVNTEELEDKVGVTSDTTEIPVVPEIPEQTESETVENAEVSSKLTDKKVNKRKGLFGRNKSKNE; via the coding sequence TTGAAAAATTTAGTTAAAACCTCTATACAGCGACCAGTCGGCGTTATTATGTTTGTCGTTGTCGCCCTGGTACTTGGATTTATATCTTTAACAGGTTTAAAAGTAGATTTATTCCCTAAAATGGATTTACCGGTTGCAGTTGTAGCAACGAGTTATCCAGGTGGTGCCCCTCAGGAGGTTGAGGAATTAGTTTCCAAGCCGATTGAGGATGCAGTAGGTACGATTGAAGGTATAGATACGATTCAATCGGTTTCCCAACAATCATCTTCTTTAGTCCTAATGATGTTTGACTTTGGTCGAGATATTGAAAGTGCCATGATCGATGTGCGTGAAAAAGTGGATCAAATTTCCGGAACGTTGCCAGAAAATGCTAATGATCCAATGGTTATGAGAATGGACCCAAATGCAACGGCGGTTGTCTATGCGTCGTTATCGGGTGCAGAGTTAAGTGAATTACAAGAGATTGCAGAAAACGAAGTACAACCTGCCATAGAGCGTGCAAGTGGTGTTGCTTCTGCATCTATTTCCGGTGGGGTGGAACGTGAAATTCGCGTAAACCTAGACCAGGCGAAACTAATGAATTTTGGCTTAACTGGCTCACAAGTAATGAGTGCGTTGTCTGGAGAAAACCGATCTATTTCAGCTGGAACAGTTGAACAAGGTGGTAAGGATGTTCAGTTACGGATTGTAGGGGAATATACTTCCATTGAAGATATTCGCAATACACAATTGACATTAAGTAGCGGTGAAACGATCCGAGTTCGAGATGTTGCCGAAGTTGTAGATACATTTAAAGAACAAACATCGATTTCTCGTGTTAATGGTGAAGATACTTTATTGTTCTCAATTATGAAGCAATCTGATGCAAACTCAGTTGAAGTATCTACAGAAGTTCAAAAAGCTATTGATGAACTGAACGAAAAGTTTGCAGATCGCGGAATTAAAATTACTACAGTAATGGATACGTCGACATATATTACAGATTCCATTGATTCTGTTATTAGTAACATGGTTATCGGTGGCGGTTTAGCTGCGTTAATTTTACTACTATTCTTACGTAGTATTCGTGCAACATTGGTTATTGGGATTTCGATGCCAATCGCCATTATCTCTACATTCTCGTTAATGTACTTTACTGGTGAAACATTGAACATTATTTCCATGGGTGGTCTTGCCCTTGGTATCGGGATGATGGTGGATAGTTCCATCGTTATTTTGGAAAATATCTTTAAGAAACGACAGGAAGGTCTACCACTGAAGGAAGCTGCGATTGAAGGGGGTGCCGAATTAGTTGGTGCCGTGGTTGCTTCCACATTGACGACAGCAGTTGTGTTTATCCCGATCGTCTTTGTTGAAGGGATTGCAGCACAAATCTTCCGTCCAATGGCGTTATCGGTAGTGTTTTCATTAACAGCAGCGTTATTAGCTGCAATCACATTGATTCCAATGTTATCTTCGAAATTGCTTGGTAATGTTATGATTGCCATGGATGGGGAAAAGCCAAAAGGTATTGTTAATAAATTACTTGAAGCGTTTAAAAAAGTTTATGGAAAAGTTCTAAAATGGGCTTTGAAATTTAGAAAAACAGTAATCTTAATTGTAATGGCATGTTTTGTAGGAAGCTTTGCTCTACTAGGCTCTGTAGGTGTTGAGCTTATGCCAGAGAGTGACGCAGGGCAAATCGGTATTACTGCAGAAATTCAAAGTGGCTCACAATTAGAAGAAACAGAAGAAGTTGTAAATGAAATCAATGAACGTCTTGCGCAATTTGAAGACATTATTCGTGTAAGTTATGTAAGTATTGGCGGTAGTTCCAACGGAGTAAGTGCTGGTACAACGAACACAGCGACTTATATGGTTGAGTTAGTAAGTTCTACTGAACGTGATATCACCACAAAGGATTTTATTGCTCAAGTAACTGAACTTGTCAGTGACATTCCAGGAGCAGAGATTACAGTGGCTGATCAAAGTTCAGGGATGAGCACTGGTTCTCCGATTCAACTACAAATTTCTGGTGATGATCAAGATGTATTAGGTGATTTAGCTCAACAAGTTGTTTGGATGCTTGAAGATATTGACGGAACATTAAATGTTGAAAGTTCGTTGTCCGAAGGGAATCCGGAAGTGCAAGTTGTAGTAAATCGCGAAGTTGCTAGTGCTTTTGGTCTTTCTTATCAGCAAATTATGAATGAAATTAATCTGTCCTTTAATGGTCAAGTAGCAACTTACTATAAAGAAGGCGGTTCTGAATATGATGTAACGGTTGCTTTACCTAAGGAAGAAACGGAAACTGTTCGAGATTTAGAAACAATGAACATTCGAAATAATCAAGGTATGGATATTCCGTTGTCTCTTGTAGCGGAATTTGTACAAGTACAAGGTCCTTCTCAAATCACACGTGTAGACCAAGTTCGTACAGTAAATGTAACGAGTGATGTTTATGGACGTGATTTAGGAAGTGTTTCAACGGATATTCAATTAGCAATTGAGAGTTTAACGTTACCTGATGGCTATGAGATTAGCATGGGCGGGGAAACGGAACAAATGATGGAATCGTTCGGTCAACTAGCATTGGCACTACTACTAGGTATTTTCCTAGTCTATATGGTTATGGCAGTGCAGTTTGAATCCTTTGTATATCCATTCATAATCATGTTCTCTATGCCGACAATGATTATCGGTGTGATTGTGGGTCTATTTATAGTAGGTATCCCATTAAGTATGCCAGGTTTCATCGGTATAATATTACTGGCAGGGATCGTAGTAAACAACGGTATCTTGCTAGTTGAGTATATTAATATTTTACGAAACAAAGGCATGGAACGTATGGAAGCCATTATCGAAGCAGGTAAGAGTCGTGTTCGTCCAATCTTTATGACAACATTAACTACTGTTCTTGCGATGATTCCATTAGCAATGGCATTAGGAGAAGGTGCGGAATCTCAACAACCAATGGCAGTCGTTGTTGTATTCGGTTTATCTGCTTCTACATTGTTTACTTTAGTATTTGTTCCAGTTATGTATGTCATTATCGATAATATGGCAGTGAAAGTAAAAGGCTGGTTTGGTCCTAAAGAGAAAAAAGCGAAGAAGAAAAAGAAAAAATTCGGCTTCGGTAAACGTAAAAAAGATGATAATAGTGTTGAAGAGACAGTTGTTACTGGAGATGGTTCAACAGAAGGAATTCCTGCGGTAAACACTGAAGAGCTTGAAGACAAAGTCGGTGTTACAAGTGATACAACTGAAATTCCAGTTGTTCCAGAAATACCAGAACAAACAGAATCAGAAACTGTAGAAAACGCTGAAGTATCTTCGAAACTTACGGATAAAAAAGTTAACAAACGAAAAGGACTTTTTGGCCGTAATAAGTCTAAAAACGAATAA
- the folE_1 gene encoding GTP cyclohydrolase 1, translated as MINTKELTQAIVEENKSMDNKIIEDAMRTILKELGEDIEREGLLDTPKRVAKMYREVFQGIGIAPETALTTTFAEDYEGIVTVKDITFYTFCEHHIIPFFGKAHIGYIPNGRVVGLSKFARLVELSSQRPQVQERMTTQIANAIENVLQPKGVIVTLEAEHLCMCARGVKKPGTKTVTTIKKGLFASDVSLCEEFERSISRD; from the coding sequence ATGATTAACACTAAAGAATTGACACAAGCAATCGTAGAAGAAAATAAATCTATGGATAATAAAATTATTGAAGACGCAATGCGTACGATTTTAAAGGAACTTGGAGAAGATATCGAACGTGAAGGACTATTAGATACACCAAAACGTGTTGCAAAAATGTATCGTGAAGTATTTCAAGGAATAGGGATTGCCCCTGAAACCGCTTTAACAACTACTTTTGCAGAGGATTATGAAGGTATTGTTACTGTAAAAGACATCACTTTCTACACGTTCTGTGAGCATCATATTATACCGTTCTTTGGCAAAGCACATATCGGGTACATCCCAAATGGTCGTGTTGTAGGCTTATCGAAATTTGCTAGACTAGTAGAATTATCTTCTCAACGACCTCAAGTACAAGAGCGTATGACAACTCAAATCGCCAATGCAATTGAAAATGTATTACAACCAAAAGGTGTAATTGTCACTTTGGAAGCAGAACATCTATGTATGTGTGCAAGAGGTGTTAAAAAACCAGGAACAAAAACGGTTACAACAATTAAAAAAGGACTATTTGCATCGGACGTTTCTTTATGCGAAGAGTTTGAAAGATCCATTTCTAGAGACTAA
- a CDS encoding 6-pyruvoyltetrahydropterin synthase translates to MLYLSRRVDFSATHTYNIASWSKERNREVFGKCNNPNGHGHDYKLEVMVRGKLNMDSGIVVNTTDIKNIVNNFLAEELDGKFLDREHPYFIHNLPTTENLVNYIWYSLKDKMEGCELYQLRLHENHYLHAERKVNEMTYLTRQYHFSAAHRLHSIHLSDEENLKLFGKCNNPNGHGHNYYLDVQVKGEPSKETGMIVNLADLDEIVEREIMDKFDHMNLNLDTEEFKELNPTSEVVAMVFYNLLKPHIPNLHKIGLWETEKNYFEYLGEDDYGV, encoded by the coding sequence ATGCTTTATTTATCAAGAAGGGTAGATTTCTCTGCCACACATACATACAACATTGCAAGTTGGAGTAAGGAGAGAAATAGAGAAGTATTTGGTAAATGTAATAACCCTAATGGACATGGTCATGACTACAAGCTCGAAGTAATGGTGCGTGGAAAACTAAATATGGACTCTGGAATTGTGGTTAATACAACGGACATAAAAAACATCGTGAATAACTTTTTAGCGGAAGAACTTGATGGGAAGTTTTTAGATCGAGAACACCCGTATTTTATCCACAACTTACCTACAACAGAGAATTTAGTAAATTACATCTGGTATTCTTTAAAGGATAAAATGGAGGGCTGTGAACTTTACCAGCTGCGCCTACACGAAAACCATTATTTACATGCTGAAAGGAAGGTTAATGAAATGACTTATTTAACAAGACAATACCATTTTTCTGCTGCCCATAGACTACATAGCATCCACCTATCAGATGAGGAAAACCTAAAGCTATTCGGAAAATGCAACAATCCAAATGGTCATGGTCACAATTATTATTTGGATGTTCAAGTAAAAGGCGAACCTTCTAAAGAAACTGGAATGATTGTTAACTTAGCTGATTTAGATGAAATCGTAGAACGTGAAATAATGGATAAATTTGATCATATGAATTTAAATCTTGATACAGAAGAATTCAAAGAATTGAACCCAACTTCTGAAGTAGTGGCAATGGTATTTTATAACTTACTCAAACCTCATATTCCAAATTTGCATAAAATCGGGCTATGGGAGACAGAAAAAAATTACTTTGAATATTTAGGTGAGGACGATTATGGCGTTTAA